From Argopecten irradians isolate NY chromosome 12, Ai_NY, whole genome shotgun sequence, one genomic window encodes:
- the LOC138304996 gene encoding LOW QUALITY PROTEIN: nischarin-like (The sequence of the model RefSeq protein was modified relative to this genomic sequence to represent the inferred CDS: deleted 1 base in 1 codon), with amino-acid sequence MAHFGKDLDHFSSSRTVRIKGSETEESHTVYTVEVSVGSYTWTVKHRYNDFLMLHEKLVSICKIDKTLLPPKKLFGNQSEGFIKKRQAELEAYLQTVLYYVAHKVPPVLAAFLEFNRYEIHGITQCMAEDLYNRGDVLLQSREMYEVTPLQLYSLTERLKLPEPTCDSGDVKKDIGHILDFITRVKYLKVHGSTDPVGTSNIDMSQLKFDLSLFKSLQCLEVSFSIALQISGIDTIKQTMDRITLHYCVSKIRVSIIEYNHIKTIQHLNWLSRLTFLDLSYNTFRSLDALHTKIGNLKTLILAGNKLDSLQGLSKLFSLENLDVSHNEISQMTEVLHVCKLPCLEELHMNNNPVTTVLDYRTKVLSIVYVHGPSIRGNPGFYQRRTAPSGSPVLPDLYEEQASPQASSTGLSKLFSLENLDVSHNEISQMTEVLHVCKLPCLEELHMNNNPVTTVLDYRTKVLSMFMDRASEVILDDHKPSQQELDTVAVLQAIQKSKENKDKSRKPITRKSISDDRPSGSPVLPDLYEEQASPQASSTGVEDSQEGRSPSQRQNSSGDFSPTSSGSWSQSLVFLQQAGPETKAPVETPGNKSYDESLGADDTVTSQKSNAEGKERRKSNAEGKERRRSRGHSDENLPVITFINIAKLPNHRNSEFVSWLQTRLFGSDLEDKVMEQIVNVMWSNVIQYSKQEVSIPCCAVLTERRLFLLRLKHGSCGFSGVPDLETFYIMPLNNVQQALAGPCYCYIRLEESFVGPSGTFVLEAADSDAGKDFTDDLQSRLHSSELGSIDIINCSQNSDISKQIFSQEDDEGLCTGRVVVSAVVSVSGTEELALLLLSENKVYLIQRDCLFWPRPSFIDKLEDIKSKPHFTYLQQHSVMTNISEIKIGLNVHRVHKHRRTSSFQSKNLLVLYEPFDVSMVFHELIGAVGFQVCFLSQKARDSFLDQLTILRSEHTHRMSPTIREEPEGGNESSDSFDAPANVPAKSKTKEQFPGLESSVEESQSTEVEVRHIRSKTIANMTLNTKVALSPHMSMKLDLNYLTPELQSQLESCIRSHNIVKSLSSKLLLLTEMKGEELAKFFHSDIALVNSESEQLHYVLWVVVVPYKDPRQEIISCVMMSSRAMYFVSDRVVKSPLVERQAWMTHTRHKSDSVIGLQRKQVDQHHSSGILHSSQKDSTIIRCYHVFHYSDLRQVNVGLFDQCVRLTGNDSNSTYTLLSRDGLITEQFMRQLTTMLTIFSSSPMVDRSPADVEQDFYRAFNKRTKTTLEGMEYLHPSKVPFIYPGEDTMSDLLYIITDRLRLSLLSRRKADILMYILCYVATSETQCGTVEIMEPRSLVLTNDYLCLMHEDVASYPLPEFARGLPNTARYHITDIHKVDSLKRVLFFRDNPQKLTLIFSEEAEEIVVDTSVEHFSADDKSGGRQSLPEVGITVLVQCDRDINKVMVLLKNQWRDIHGDELEIHIL; translated from the exons ATGGCACATTTTGGGAAAGATCTGGATCATTTCAGTTCGTCACGAACTGTCAGAATCAAAGGATCGGAAACAGAGGAAAGCCATAcg GTTTACACAGTGGAAGTTTCAGTTGGATCCTACACTTGGACAGTCAAACATAGATACAATGATTTCCTTATGTTGCATGAGAAG CTGGTTTCAATATGCAAGATAGACAAGACTTTATTACCACCTAAGAAGTTGTTTGGTAACCAGAGTGAGGGCTTTATAAAGAAACGTCAGGCTGAGCTAGAGGCTTACCTCCAGACTGTACTGTACTATGTGGCACACAAAGTCCCACCAGTACTGGCAGCCTTCCTGGAATTCAACAGATAT GAAATCCATGGAATCACACAGTGTATGGCTGAGGATCTGTACAACAGAG GAGATGTCCTGCTCCAGTCACGGGAGATGTATGAGGTCACACCACTACAACTGTACTCACTGACAGAACGCCTCAAGCTGCCAGAACCAACCTGTG ATAGTGGTGATGTAAAAAAGGACATTGGTCATATATTGGACTTCATAACCAGAGTTAAATACTTAAAG GTGCATGGGAGTACAGATCCCGTGGGTACCAGTAATATAGATATGTCACAACTCAAGTTTGATCTGTCCCTGTTCAAGTCTTTACAATGTTTGGAG gtttcctTCAGTATTGCTCTCCAAATCTCAGGAATAGACACAATCAAACAGACTATGGACAGAATCACCCTTCACTACTGTGTCAGTAAAATTAGggtaagtataat AGAATACAACCATATCAAGACAATTCAGCACTTA AACTGGCTGAGTCGGCTGACCTTCCTTGACCTTTCCTACAATACGTTTAGATCTCTTGACGCTTTACACACCAAGATTGGCAACTTGAAGACTCTGATTCTGGCTGGGAACAAATTAGACAGTCTACAAG GACTCTCAAAGCTGTTTTCCCTCGAAAATCTGGATGTCAGTCATAATGAGATATCACAG ATGACGGAAGTACTTCATGTATGCAAACTGCCATGTCTGGAAGAGTTGCACATGAACAACAACCCAGTAACTACAGTTCTGGACTATCGTACCAAAGTTCTGTCTATTGTCTATGTTCATGGACCGAGCATCAGAG GTAATCCTGGAT TCTATCAGCGACGGACCGCTCCGTCTGGTTCTCCAGTTTTACCTGATCTTTATGAGGAGCAGGCTTCACCGCAGGCCAGTTCTACAG GACTCTCAAAGCTGTTTTCCCTCGAAAATCTGGATGTCAGTCATAATGAGATATCACAG ATGACGGAAGTACTTCATGTATGCAAACTGCCATGTCTGGAAGAGTTGCACATGAACAACAACCCAGTAACTACAGTTCTGGACTATCGTACCAAAGTTCTGTCTATGTTCATGGACCGAGCATCAGAG GTAATCCTGGATGACCACAAGCCTAGCCAGCAGGAACTGGACACTGTAGCTGTACTACAGGCTATACAGAAGTCCAAGGAAAACAAGGACAAGTCAAGGAAACCAATCACAAGGAAG TCTATCAGCGACGACCGCCCGTCTGGTTCTCCAGTTTTACCTGATCTTTATGAGGAGCAGGCTTCACCGCAGGCCAGTTCTACAG GAGTTGAGGATAGCCAAGAAGGAAGAAGTCCTTCACAGCGACAGAATTCCTCAGGAGATTTCTCTCCCACCTCCTCCGGGAGCTGGTCACAGAGTCTAGTGTTCCTACAACAGGCGGGCCCTGAAACAAAG GCCCCAGTGGAGACGCCGGGCAACAAGAGTTATGATGAGAGTCTGGGAGCAGACGACACTGTGACATCACA AAAATCTAATGCTGAAGGGAAGGAAAGGAGAAAATCTAATGCTGAAGGGAAGGAAAGGAGACGCAGTAGAGGTCATTCCGATGAGAATCTACCTGTCATTACCTTTATAAACATTGCAAAGTTACCCAATCACAGGAATTCTGAGTTTGTGTCCTGGCTTCAGACTCGGCTGTTTGGTTCTGACTTAGAAGACAAGGTAATGGAGCAGATAGTAAATGTGATGTGGTCTAATGTTATCCAGTATTCCAAACAGGAGGTCAGTATTCCCTGTTGTGCTGTGTTAACAGAACGACGCCTCTTCCTTCTTCGTCTCAAACACGGAAGCTGTGGTTTTAGTGGTGTTCCTGATCTGGAAACATTCTATATAATGCCCCTAAATAACGTGCAGCAGGCACTGGCTGGTCCATGCTACTGCTACATCAGACTTGAAGAGTCGTTCGTAGGTCCTAGTGGAACGTTTGTTCTCGAAGCTGCAGATTCTGACGCCGGGAAAGACTTTACAGATGATCTTCAGTCCAGGCTCCATTCATCAGAACTTGGCAGTATTGATATCATCAACTGTTCCCAAAACTCTGATATatctaaacaaatattttctcaGGAAGATGACGAAGGACTTTGCACTGGACGAGTTGTGGTGTCGGCGGTTGTGTCTGTCAGTGGTACAGAAGAACTTGCTCTATTACTCCTTTCAGAAAACAAAGTATACCTCATCCAGCGTGACTGCTTGTTTTGGCCTCGACCATCATTCATTGATAAGCTTGAAGACATAAAATCCAAACCTCATTTCACGTATTTACAGCAGCATTCCGTGATGACGAATATTAGTGAAATAAAGATAGGCCTCAATGTTCATAGGGTGCATAAACACCGCAGAACCTCGTCTTTTCAGAGTAAGAATCTTCTAGTCCTCTATGAACCATTCGATGTGTCAATGGTTTTTCACGAACTGATAGGTGCAGTAGGCTTCCAAGTGTGTTTTCTTTCACAAAAAGCTAGAGATAGCTTTTTGGATCAGCTTACCATTCTCCGATCAGAACATACTCACAGAATGTCCCCTACTATTCGAGAAGAACCAGAAGGAGGGAACGAGTCCTCCGACAGCTTCGATGCTCCAGCGAATGTTCCTGCAAAGTCGAAGACAAAAGAACAGTTTCCTGGATTAGAATCCTCTGTGGAAGAATCACAAAGTACAGAAGTCGAAGTGAGACATATTCGATCAAAAACAATCGCAAATATGACTTTGAACACAAAGGTCGCACTGTCTCCACATATGTCTATGAAGTTAGATCTGAACTACCTTACACCTGAATTGCAAAGTCAACTCGAATCGTGCATCCGCTCTCACAATATAGTTAAGTCTCTGTCATCAAAATTACTACTTTTAACAGAAATGAAAGGCGAAGAATTAGCCAAGTTCTTTCACAGTGACATTGCCTTGGTCAACTCCGAATCTGAACAGCTACATTATGTACTTTGGGTTGTTGTTGTCCCATATAAGGATCCACGACAGGAGATCATCAGCTGTGTGATGATGAGTTCCAGAGCGATGTACTTCGTATCAGATAGAGTTGTTAAATCACCATTAGTGGAGCGGCAGGCTTGGATGACGCACACCAGGCACAAATCTGACTCCGTAATAGGTCTACAGAGGAAACAAGTCGACCAACATCACAGTTCGGGTATCCTCCATAGTAGTCAGAAAGACAGCACTATTATACGGTGTTACCATGTGTTCCACTACTCTGACCTCCGCCAGGTCAATGTTGGCCTGTTTGACCAGTGTGTCCGATTGACGGGGAACGACTCTAACTCTACGTACACGCTTCTGAGCAGAGATGGGCTTATAACTGAGCAGTTCATGCGACAGCTTACCACCATGCTCACTATATTTTCCTCATCTCCCATGGTAGACAGGAGTCCTGCTGACGTTGAGCAGGATTTCTATCGGGCTTTCAACAAGAGAACTAAGACAACGCTGGAAGGCATGGAATATTTGCATCCTAGCAAGGTTCCATTCATCTATCCGGGCGAAGATACAATGTCCGACCTTTTGTATATAATCACCGATAGACTCAGACTGTCGCTTCTATCTCGAAGAAAAGCAGACATTCTCATGTATATCTTGTGCTATGTTGCCACTTCTGAGACTCAGTGTGGTACGGTGGAGATTATGGAACCGCGCAGTCTTGTCCTGACCAATGATTACCTGTGTCTGATGCACGAGGATGTGGCGAGTTATCCTCTGCCGGAATTCGCCAGGGGACTACCCAATACAGCAAGGTACCACATCACAGACATCCATAAAGTAGATTCCTTGAAGAGAGTGCTGTTCTTCCGCGACAACCCTCAGAAGCTCACACTGATATTCTCTGAAGAAGCCGAGGAAATCGTGGTTGACACTTCTGTTGAACACTTCAGTGCCGATGATAAGTCTGGGGGGAGACAATCGCTACCAGAAGTGGGAATAACTGTCCTTGTTCAATGTGACCGAGACATCAACAAAGTCATGGTTCTCCTCAAGAACCAGTGGAGGGATATTCACGGAGATGAGTTGGAAATACACATTCTCTAA